CGACGATCTTGCGCGCCGAGGCGTCGATGCCGTCCATGGTGTGCACCACCTGCTGCATCACCGCGCCGCCCTGGCCGGCCACGCGCGAGGCGTCGCTGGCCAGGTTGGCCGCCTGGCTGGCGTTGTCGGCGTTGTGCTGCACGGTCGAGGTGATCTCTTCCATGGCCGCGGCGGTCTGCTCCAGCGAGCTGGCCTGCTGCGAGGTGCGGTCGGACAGGTCATGGTTGCCGCTGGCGATCTCCAGGCTGGCGGTGCGCACGGAGTCGGCCGCCACGCGGATCTCGCGCAGGATCGTGGCGATCTTGTCGGCGAATTGATTGAATGCGGCGCCGATCCGGGCCAGCTCGTCACCGCCCTCGGCCGGCAGCCGGCGCGTCAGGTCGCCGTCGCCGCTGGCGATGTCCTGCAGCGCGTATTGCACCTGGGGCAGGCCGCGCAGCTGACGCTTGACCGCCATCGTCACGAAGGCCACGGCCAGCAGCAGCGCCAGCGCGGTGATGGACGCGGCCAGCTTGACCATCATGGTGACCGGCTCGTTGGCCTGGGCGCGGTCGATGGCGATCACCAGCGTCCAGGGCGTGCCTTCCACGGCGCTGGCGTACAGCAGCTGGCTGACGCCGCCGATGTCCTGTGTCAGCGAGCTGCCGCTGTTCCTGGCCAGCTGTTGCAGCTGGCCCAGGTCCAGGCCGGGATCGATGGCGGTGACCGGCTTGAGCGCCAGCTTGACGTCCGGGTGGGCCAGGATCTGGCCCTGTCCGTCCAGCAGGAAGGCGAAGCTCTTGGGCGTGGCCTGGATGGCCGCGACCATCTTGGCCATGCTGTCGAGCAGCATGTCGGTGCCCACGGCCGCGACCACGCGGCCGTCCTTGCGCACCGCCTCGACGAAGCTCATGCACAGCTTGCCCGACGCGGCGTCCACATAGATCGGCGTGATGGCCGGCCCGTTGGTCTGGGCGGCCTGCTGGTACCAGGCGCGCGCCGGGCCATCGAAGCCATCCGGCATGGCGTGGTTGAAGATGTAGCGCTTGTCGGCGTAGACGATATAGGCGTCATCGAAGCCGCCGGCCTGCTGCGCGGTCGCGGCCATGGTGTGCGCGATGGCTTCGGGCTGGTCGACGGCGTTCTTCAGCGAGCTGGTGACGCGCTGCTTGTCGCGCACCCAGGCGGACAGTTCATTGGCGTGATTGCGCGTGATCTGGCCGATATTGTGGTCGACCTGATCGAAGGTATTGTCGCGGGCCACTAGCACCGTGGCCAGGGAAAGCGACAGCATGGAAAGAATGGTGATCGCCACGCAGAGGGCGATGAGGCGGTTGCGTATGGACTTGAACATGGTGCGGCCCCGATGGCTGTCGACATCGCGGCGGCACGGAAAGCCGCCGCATATGAGGCGCAGCGTAAGGTCGGCGCGGTGCAATCAACCCTGGGATCAAGGGCGCGCCTGCCGTCCAGTTCGTCATTTTGGCCAGACCCTGCCGGGGCCACTGTAACAGGGACGTATTGCCGCCGTATGGCGTTGCCGCGCGCGCCTGCGGGTTGTCCCGCAGGCGTGCTGTCACACAGGCGTTTACGGCGGATTACGTCGACGTCGGCGGCGTGGCGCCGGGCTCGTGCGACACCGGGCGTCCCAGCAGGTAGCCCTGGAAGTGGGTACAGCCTTCCTCCGTCAGCCGGCGCAGCTGGGCCGGGGTTTCCACGCCCTCGGCGGTGGTGGGGATGTCCAGGCTGCGTCCGATGCCGTTGATGGCGCGGATGATGGCCAGCGCCTCGCGGCTGGACTCCACGTCCTGGGTGAAGGACTTGTCGATCTTGATCTTGTCGAACTCGAAGCTGCGCAGGTAGCTCAGCGAGGAATAGCCGGTGCCGAAATCGTCCAGCGCCACCTTCACGCCCATGTCCTTGAGCCGGGTCAGGGTGGACAGGTTGGCCGCCGAATTGGCCAGCAGCACCGATTCGGTGATCTCCAGCTCCAGCCGGTCGGCCGGCAGGCCGGACGTGGTCAGCGCCGATTCCACCAGCGACACCAGCGCGCTGTTGGCGAACTGGCTGGCCGACAGGTTGACGGCCACGGTTTCATGCGGCTCCCAGCGCATGGCCTCGCGGCAGGCCTCGTGCAGCGTGAAGGCGCTGAGCTCATGGATCAGCCCGGTTTCCTCGGCCACGGGAATGAAGTCGTTGGGCATGATCAGGCCCTTGGTCGGATGTTGCCAGCGCATCAGCGCCTCGCGGCCCACGGTGCGTACATGGCTGGCGTCCTTGATGGGCTGGTAGTGCAGCCGCAGCTGCTGCGAGATGATGGCCTGGCGCAGGTCCATTTCCATCTCG
The Achromobacter sp. AONIH1 DNA segment above includes these coding regions:
- a CDS encoding methyl-accepting chemotaxis protein; amino-acid sequence: MFKSIRNRLIALCVAITILSMLSLSLATVLVARDNTFDQVDHNIGQITRNHANELSAWVRDKQRVTSSLKNAVDQPEAIAHTMAATAQQAGGFDDAYIVYADKRYIFNHAMPDGFDGPARAWYQQAAQTNGPAITPIYVDAASGKLCMSFVEAVRKDGRVVAAVGTDMLLDSMAKMVAAIQATPKSFAFLLDGQGQILAHPDVKLALKPVTAIDPGLDLGQLQQLARNSGSSLTQDIGGVSQLLYASAVEGTPWTLVIAIDRAQANEPVTMMVKLAASITALALLLAVAFVTMAVKRQLRGLPQVQYALQDIASGDGDLTRRLPAEGGDELARIGAAFNQFADKIATILREIRVAADSVRTASLEIASGNHDLSDRTSQQASSLEQTAAAMEEITSTVQHNADNASQAANLASDASRVAGQGGAVMQQVVHTMDGIDASARKIVDIIGVIDGIAFQTNILALNAAVEAARAGEQGRGFAVVAGEVRTLAQRSATAAREIKTLIESSVDQIRTGNSLVRQAGGTMDQVVGSVERVTSIVGEIDLASQEQRTGISEIGNAIGLMDNATQQNAALVEQAAAAAQTLQEQAAHLAQLVGGFKLDSHEVASHATTRGAPQVAPGAMLALN